Proteins from a single region of Pseudomonas fulva:
- the pbpG gene encoding D-alanyl-D-alanine endopeptidase: protein MNIRRPFASLALACLFLAAPLASEAAAPAKQELASGSALLVDLNTDKVLYSSNPNMVVPIASVTKLMTAMVALDAKLPLNEQLPVIIRDVHDMRGVYSRVRIGSEISRREMLLLTLMSSENRAASSLAHHYPGGVTAFVAAMNAKARALGMTQTRYVEPTGLSEHNVSTANDLVKLLKATRSYPLIGELSATGEKTVAFRKPNYTLGFRNTNALTRKPGWDVQLTKTGFTNSAGHCLVMRTTMAGKPVAFVVLDAFGKYTHMADASRLRKWVETGQVTPVAPAALAYKQQRASQRQLQAAQ, encoded by the coding sequence GTGAATATTCGTCGCCCCTTCGCCAGCCTCGCCCTGGCCTGCCTGTTTCTCGCCGCGCCCCTGGCCTCCGAAGCCGCCGCTCCCGCCAAGCAGGAGCTGGCCTCCGGCAGCGCCCTGCTGGTCGATCTGAACACCGACAAGGTGCTGTATTCCAGCAACCCCAACATGGTGGTGCCAATCGCCTCGGTCACCAAGCTGATGACCGCCATGGTCGCCCTGGACGCCAAGCTGCCGCTCAACGAGCAGTTGCCGGTGATCATCCGTGACGTGCACGACATGCGCGGCGTGTATTCCCGCGTGCGTATCGGCAGCGAGATCAGCCGCCGGGAAATGCTCCTGCTGACTCTCATGTCGTCGGAGAACCGCGCCGCGTCCAGCCTGGCCCATCACTATCCGGGTGGCGTCACCGCCTTCGTTGCGGCCATGAACGCCAAGGCCCGTGCCCTGGGCATGACCCAGACCCGCTACGTGGAGCCGACCGGCCTGTCCGAACACAACGTCTCCACCGCCAATGACCTGGTGAAGCTGCTCAAGGCGACCCGCAGCTACCCGCTGATCGGCGAGCTGAGCGCCACCGGCGAGAAGACCGTGGCCTTCCGCAAACCCAACTACACCCTGGGTTTCCGCAATACCAATGCGCTGACCCGCAAGCCCGGTTGGGACGTACAGCTGACCAAGACCGGCTTCACCAACAGCGCCGGCCACTGCCTGGTGATGCGCACCACCATGGCCGGCAAGCCGGTGGCCTTCGTGGTACTGGACGCCTTCGGCAAGTACACCCACATGGCCGACGCCAGCCGCCTGCGCAAATGGGTGGAAACCGGCCAGGTCACCCCGGTGGCGCCCGCCGCCCTGGCCTACAAGCAGCAGCGCGCCTCGCAGCGCCAGTTGCAGGCGGCGCAGTAA
- a CDS encoding Nramp family divalent metal transporter: MARTDVADKGVSASSSGNPLSKMAKLLGPGIIAVLSWLGAGDLITSSVAGANYGYAMMWVLAVSLLLRFLIVNIIARFQLCNNQGMSILGGYAQLHPSFAWFLFGYALFMGHLMNAYMIKGAGEALSTLLHLNQPLLCSFAVVLGVWLLVGRSIYSLIEGVMKVLLAIMTLAFLSLAVMSGPDLGGIVSGTFGFSIPKDEGVHGALLVAVSVIGAVAGSIANFVHPYVMKQKGWTGPEHKRIQRNDLLFAVFVGIVINLAIWVVGAEILRPNGLKVETLNDLGAALQMFFGPGGWYIFFIGVFATLFASVVGKTTAFPMLITDALHHIQPKRRQQHGEALQKDPLHKWFLLFVLVTPLIWSLPGMPDFVTLTIAVNALNIVGLPIISLGLLIMSNQKKLLGQYCNNWFENLALGAATILAVWVAIQLGMQMLA, encoded by the coding sequence ATGGCTCGTACCGACGTTGCCGATAAAGGCGTGTCCGCAAGCTCGTCAGGCAACCCCCTAAGCAAAATGGCCAAGCTGCTCGGCCCCGGCATCATCGCGGTGCTGTCCTGGCTGGGTGCAGGTGACCTGATCACCTCGTCCGTTGCCGGCGCCAACTACGGCTACGCGATGATGTGGGTGCTGGCGGTCTCGCTGCTGCTGCGTTTTCTGATCGTCAACATCATCGCCCGCTTCCAGCTGTGCAATAACCAGGGCATGTCGATCCTTGGCGGTTATGCACAACTGCACCCCAGCTTCGCCTGGTTCCTGTTCGGTTATGCGCTGTTCATGGGCCACCTGATGAACGCCTACATGATCAAGGGCGCTGGCGAGGCGTTGTCCACGCTGCTGCACCTGAATCAGCCGCTGCTGTGCTCCTTCGCGGTGGTGCTCGGTGTCTGGCTGCTGGTCGGTCGCAGCATCTACAGCCTCATCGAAGGCGTGATGAAGGTGTTGCTGGCGATCATGACCCTGGCGTTCCTGTCCCTGGCGGTGATGTCCGGGCCGGACCTGGGCGGTATCGTCTCCGGTACCTTCGGCTTCAGCATCCCCAAAGACGAAGGCGTGCATGGCGCCCTGCTGGTCGCCGTGTCGGTCATCGGCGCCGTCGCCGGCTCGATCGCCAACTTCGTGCACCCCTACGTGATGAAGCAGAAAGGCTGGACCGGCCCCGAGCACAAGCGCATCCAGCGCAACGACCTGCTGTTCGCGGTGTTCGTCGGTATCGTCATCAACCTGGCGATCTGGGTAGTGGGTGCGGAAATCCTGCGACCCAATGGCCTGAAGGTGGAAACCCTCAATGACCTGGGCGCCGCCCTGCAGATGTTCTTCGGCCCAGGCGGCTGGTACATCTTCTTCATCGGCGTGTTCGCCACCCTGTTCGCCAGCGTAGTGGGCAAGACCACCGCCTTCCCGATGCTGATCACCGATGCCCTGCACCACATCCAACCGAAGCGCCGCCAGCAACATGGCGAAGCGCTGCAGAAAGACCCGTTGCACAAATGGTTCCTGCTGTTCGTGCTGGTCACCCCGCTGATCTGGTCGCTGCCGGGCATGCCGGACTTCGTGACGCTGACCATCGCGGTCAACGCGCTGAACATCGTCGGCCTGCCGATCATTTCCCTCGGCCTGCTGATCATGTCCAACCAGAAGAAGCTGCTCGGCCAGTACTGCAACAACTGGTTCGAGAACCTGGCACTGGGCGCCGCGACCATCCTGGCGGTCTGGGTCGCCATCCAGCTCGGCATGCAGATGCTGGCCTGA
- a CDS encoding NAD(P)-dependent oxidoreductase codes for MKVVILGISGRVGARLRHELLQRGHQVTGVARDVSAVPAQDGLTLVSADVSDAERLVPLLQGHEAVISTTRFVGSDAARLIGAVKAAGVPRLLVVGGAGSLEVAPGVALIDTPAFPAAYKDEAGAGRDFLNVLRGEQALDWTFLSPSALFEPGQRTGRFRLGTDSLLVDADGNSAISMEDYAIALVDELEQPRHSRQRFTVGY; via the coding sequence ATGAAAGTCGTCATTCTTGGTATCAGCGGGCGTGTGGGTGCACGTCTGCGTCATGAACTGCTGCAGCGTGGCCATCAGGTCACCGGTGTCGCCCGCGATGTGAGCGCGGTGCCGGCCCAGGACGGGCTGACCCTGGTCAGCGCGGATGTGAGCGACGCCGAGCGTCTGGTGCCGCTGCTGCAGGGCCATGAGGCGGTGATCAGCACCACGCGCTTCGTCGGCAGCGATGCCGCCCGCCTGATCGGCGCGGTGAAGGCGGCGGGCGTGCCGCGTCTGCTGGTGGTCGGTGGGGCCGGTAGCCTGGAAGTGGCGCCGGGCGTCGCGCTGATCGACACGCCGGCGTTTCCGGCGGCCTACAAGGATGAGGCCGGAGCGGGGCGTGATTTCCTCAACGTGCTGCGAGGCGAGCAGGCCCTGGACTGGACCTTCCTGTCGCCCTCGGCGTTGTTCGAGCCGGGTCAGCGCACCGGGCGCTTCCGCCTCGGCACCGACAGCCTGCTGGTCGATGCCGACGGCAACAGCGCGATCTCCATGGAGGACTACGCCATTGCCCTGGTCGACGAACTGGAGCAGCCCCGGCATTCGCGCCAGCGTTTCACCGTGGGTTACTGA
- a CDS encoding carboxylate/amino acid/amine transporter: protein MPYLLAVTVLWAFSFSLIGEYLAGRVDSDFAVLARVAVAALVFLPFTLWRGLPRRLLAGFWLAGALQFGVTYLCLYRSFQVLTVPEVLLFTVLTPIYVTLLDDALARRFSPWALVAALVAVGGGVVIRFERLEGEYLVGFLLLQLANLTFAAGQVLCRQLLMRYPTEQPLHRFFGHFFLGAMVLVLPSFLLFGNPDKLPSTALQWGILLWMGLFATALGLFWWVKGSVKVDAGTLAVMNELHVPAGLVVNLLIWNRDADLPRLALGGAIILASLWLNRLGRRRLAAA, encoded by the coding sequence ATGCCTTACCTGCTCGCCGTCACCGTCCTCTGGGCGTTTTCCTTCAGCCTGATCGGCGAATACCTGGCGGGCCGGGTGGACAGCGACTTCGCCGTGCTGGCGCGGGTGGCCGTCGCGGCGCTGGTGTTCCTGCCCTTCACCCTGTGGCGCGGCCTGCCGCGGCGGTTGCTGGCCGGTTTCTGGCTGGCCGGGGCGCTGCAGTTCGGGGTCACTTACCTGTGCCTGTACCGCAGCTTCCAGGTGCTGACGGTGCCCGAGGTGCTGCTGTTCACCGTGCTTACGCCGATCTACGTGACCCTGCTCGACGATGCCCTGGCGCGGCGCTTCAGCCCCTGGGCCTTGGTCGCCGCGCTGGTGGCGGTGGGCGGCGGCGTGGTGATCCGCTTCGAGCGCCTGGAGGGCGAGTACCTGGTCGGCTTCCTGTTGCTGCAGCTGGCCAACCTGACCTTCGCGGCAGGCCAGGTGCTATGCCGTCAGCTGCTGATGCGCTACCCGACCGAGCAGCCGCTGCACCGTTTCTTCGGGCACTTCTTCCTGGGGGCAATGGTGCTGGTGCTGCCCTCGTTCCTGCTGTTCGGCAACCCGGACAAGCTGCCGAGTACCGCGCTGCAGTGGGGCATCCTGCTGTGGATGGGCCTGTTCGCCACGGCGCTGGGGCTGTTCTGGTGGGTCAAGGGCAGCGTCAAGGTGGATGCCGGCACCCTGGCGGTGATGAACGAGCTGCACGTGCCGGCCGGCCTGGTGGTGAACCTGCTGATCTGGAACCGCGACGCCGACCTGCCACGCCTGGCCCTGGGCGGCGCGATCATCCTCGCCTCGCTGTGGCTCAACCGCCTCGGCCGACGGCGCCTGGCAGCGGCCTGA
- the trpB gene encoding tryptophan synthase subunit beta — protein MTSLRNGPDATGLFGSFGGQYVAETLMPLIHDLAAEYEKAKADPAFAKELAYFQRDYVGRPSPLYFAERLTEHCGGAKIYLKREELNHTGAHKINNCIGQILLAKRMGKQRIIAETGAGMHGVATATVAARFGLQCVIYMGTTDIDRQQANVFRMKLLGAEVIPVTAGTGTLKDAMNEALRDWVTNVDSTFYIIGTVAGPHPYPAMVRDFQAVIGKETRDQLQEQEGRLPDSLVACIGGGSNAMGLFHPFLDDQSVQIIGVEAAGHGVETGKHAASLNGGVPGVLHGNRTFLLQDDDGQIIDAHSISAGLDYPGIGPEHAWLFDIGRVEYTSITDQEALAAFHQCCRLEGIIPALESSHALAEVFKRAPTLPGDHLMVVNLSGRGDKDMQTVMHHFDEQEEHI, from the coding sequence ATGACTTCATTACGCAACGGCCCAGACGCCACCGGCCTGTTCGGTAGTTTCGGTGGGCAGTACGTCGCCGAAACGCTGATGCCGCTGATCCACGACCTGGCCGCCGAGTACGAAAAGGCCAAGGCCGATCCCGCGTTCGCCAAGGAGCTGGCCTACTTCCAGCGCGACTACGTGGGCCGCCCGAGCCCGCTGTATTTCGCCGAGCGCCTGACCGAGCATTGCGGCGGCGCGAAGATCTACCTCAAGCGCGAGGAGCTCAATCACACCGGCGCGCACAAGATCAACAACTGCATCGGCCAGATCCTGCTGGCCAAGCGCATGGGCAAGCAGCGCATCATCGCCGAGACCGGTGCCGGCATGCACGGCGTGGCCACCGCCACCGTGGCGGCGCGTTTCGGCCTGCAGTGCGTGATCTACATGGGCACCACCGACATCGACCGCCAGCAGGCCAACGTCTTCCGCATGAAGCTGCTCGGCGCCGAGGTGATTCCGGTCACCGCCGGCACCGGCACCCTGAAGGATGCGATGAACGAAGCCCTGCGCGACTGGGTGACCAACGTCGACAGCACCTTCTACATCATCGGCACCGTGGCCGGCCCGCACCCCTATCCGGCGATGGTGCGCGACTTCCAGGCCGTTATCGGCAAGGAAACCCGCGACCAGTTGCAGGAGCAGGAAGGTCGCCTGCCGGATTCGCTGGTCGCCTGCATCGGCGGCGGCTCCAATGCCATGGGCCTGTTCCACCCGTTCCTCGATGACCAGTCGGTACAGATCATCGGCGTCGAAGCGGCCGGCCATGGCGTGGAAACCGGCAAGCATGCCGCCAGCCTGAACGGTGGCGTGCCGGGCGTGCTGCACGGCAACCGCACCTTCCTGCTGCAGGACGACGACGGCCAGATCATCGACGCCCACTCGATTTCCGCCGGCCTCGATTACCCGGGCATCGGCCCGGAGCACGCCTGGTTGTTCGACATCGGCCGCGTCGAGTACACCTCGATCACCGACCAGGAAGCGCTCGCCGCCTTCCACCAGTGCTGCCGCCTGGAAGGCATCATCCCGGCGCTGGAGTCGTCCCACGCCCTGGCTGAAGTCTTCAAGCGCGCACCGACCCTGCCCGGGGATCACCTGATGGTGGTCAACCTCTCGGGCCGCGGCGACAAGGACATGCAGACCGTCATGCACCACTTCGACGAACAGGAAGAACACATATGA
- the betC gene encoding choline-sulfatase, protein MKRPNILFIMADQMAAPLLPLHDAKSPIKVPNLQRLAAEGVLFDSAYCNSPLCAPSRFTLVSGQLPSQIGAYDNAADFPADVPTYAHYLRRLGYRTALSGKMHFCGPDQLHGYEERLTSDIYPADYGWAVNWDEPDVRASWYHNMSSVLQAGPCVRTNQLDFDEEVVFKAQQYLYDHVRVTPDQPFCLTVSMTHPHDPYTIPEEYWNRYRDEDIPLPRQVIDQAEQDPHSQRLLKVIDLWDKPLPEHKIRDARRAYFGACSYIDDNIGKLLKTLKDCKLADDTIIVFSGDHGDMLGERGLWYKMHWFEMAARVPLLVHAPARFAAHRVSQSVSTVDLLPTLVELAGGQVEPGLALDGRSLLPHLQGDGGHDEVLGEYMAEGTTSPLMMIRRGEWKFVYSEEDPLLLFNVANDPQERENLAASADHRQQLEAFLAEARGRWDMAAIHGATLASQRRRRLVAEALTQGKLKSWDHQPLVDASEQYMRNHIDLDDLERRARFPQP, encoded by the coding sequence ATGAAACGCCCCAACATCCTTTTCATCATGGCCGACCAGATGGCCGCACCGCTGCTGCCGCTGCACGACGCGAAGTCGCCGATCAAGGTGCCGAACCTGCAGCGCCTGGCCGCCGAGGGCGTGCTGTTCGACTCTGCCTATTGCAACAGCCCGCTCTGTGCGCCGTCGCGCTTCACCCTGGTCAGCGGCCAGCTGCCCAGCCAGATCGGCGCCTACGACAACGCCGCCGACTTCCCTGCCGACGTGCCCACCTACGCCCACTACCTGCGCCGCCTCGGCTATCGCACCGCGCTGTCCGGCAAGATGCACTTCTGCGGCCCGGACCAGCTGCACGGCTACGAGGAGCGCCTGACCAGCGACATCTACCCCGCCGACTACGGCTGGGCGGTGAACTGGGACGAGCCCGACGTGCGCGCCAGCTGGTACCACAACATGTCCTCGGTGCTGCAGGCCGGTCCTTGCGTGCGCACCAACCAGCTGGACTTCGACGAGGAGGTGGTGTTCAAGGCCCAGCAATACCTCTACGACCACGTGCGGGTGACGCCCGACCAGCCGTTCTGCCTGACCGTGTCGATGACTCACCCCCACGACCCCTACACCATCCCGGAGGAATACTGGAATCGCTACCGCGACGAGGACATTCCGCTGCCGCGCCAGGTGATCGACCAGGCCGAGCAGGACCCGCACTCCCAGCGCCTGCTCAAGGTCATCGACCTGTGGGACAAGCCGCTGCCCGAGCACAAGATCCGCGATGCGCGGCGCGCCTATTTCGGCGCCTGCAGCTACATCGACGACAACATCGGCAAGCTGCTCAAGACGCTGAAGGACTGCAAACTGGCCGACGACACCATCATCGTGTTCTCCGGCGACCACGGCGACATGCTGGGTGAGCGTGGCCTCTGGTACAAGATGCACTGGTTCGAGATGGCCGCCCGCGTACCGCTGCTGGTCCATGCGCCAGCACGTTTCGCGGCGCACCGGGTCAGCCAGTCGGTGTCCACCGTCGACCTCCTGCCGACCCTGGTGGAACTGGCCGGCGGCCAGGTCGAGCCGGGCCTGGCGCTCGATGGCCGCTCGCTGCTGCCGCACCTGCAGGGCGACGGCGGCCACGATGAGGTGCTCGGCGAATACATGGCCGAAGGCACCACCAGCCCGCTGATGATGATCCGCCGTGGCGAGTGGAAATTCGTCTACAGCGAAGAAGACCCGCTGCTGCTGTTCAACGTGGCGAACGACCCCCAGGAACGCGAAAACCTCGCCGCCTCAGCCGATCATCGCCAGCAGCTCGAGGCGTTTCTTGCCGAGGCCCGCGGCCGCTGGGACATGGCCGCCATCCACGGCGCCACCCTGGCCAGCCAACGCCGGCGCCGCCTGGTCGCCGAGGCGCTGACCCAGGGCAAACTGAAGAGCTGGGATCACCAGCCGCTGGTCGATGCCAGCGAGCAATACATGCGCAACCACATCGACCTCGACGACCTGGAGCGCCGCGCCCGCTTCCCCCAACCGTGA
- the trpA gene encoding tryptophan synthase subunit alpha has translation MSSVNSRLQTRFAELKDQNRAALVTFVTAGDPNYDASLKILKGLPKAGADVIELGMPFTDPMADGPAIQLANIRALAGKQNLARTLQMVREFRQDDSTTPLVLMGYFNPIHKYGVERFIADAQQAGVDGLIVVDLPPEHNRDLCDPAQAAGIDFIRLTTPTTDDKRLPTVLAGSSGFVYYVSVAGVTGAGSATVEHVQEAVTRLRRHTDLPISIGFGIRTPEHAATIARLADGVVVGSALIDHIAKADNDGQAIDGVLALCSQLAEGVRSARR, from the coding sequence ATGAGCTCGGTAAACTCCCGCCTGCAGACGCGCTTCGCCGAGCTGAAGGACCAGAACCGCGCCGCCCTGGTGACCTTCGTCACCGCGGGCGACCCGAACTACGACGCCTCCCTGAAGATCCTCAAGGGCCTGCCGAAAGCCGGCGCCGACGTGATCGAGCTGGGCATGCCGTTCACCGACCCGATGGCCGATGGCCCGGCGATCCAGCTGGCCAACATCCGCGCCCTGGCCGGCAAGCAGAACCTGGCCCGGACGCTGCAGATGGTCCGTGAATTCCGCCAGGACGACAGCACCACGCCACTGGTACTGATGGGCTACTTCAACCCGATCCACAAGTATGGCGTCGAGCGCTTCATCGCCGATGCCCAGCAAGCCGGCGTGGATGGCCTGATCGTGGTCGACCTGCCGCCGGAGCATAACCGCGACCTGTGCGACCCGGCCCAGGCCGCCGGTATCGACTTCATCCGCCTTACCACCCCGACCACCGACGACAAGCGCCTGCCCACCGTGCTCGCCGGCAGCTCGGGCTTCGTCTACTACGTGTCGGTGGCCGGCGTTACCGGGGCGGGTTCGGCGACCGTGGAACACGTGCAAGAAGCGGTCACCCGCCTGCGCCGCCACACCGACCTGCCGATCAGCATCGGCTTCGGCATCCGCACCCCGGAGCACGCGGCGACCATCGCCCGCCTGGCCGACGGCGTGGTGGTGGGTTCGGCACTGATCGACCATATCGCCAAGGCCGACAACGACGGGCAGGCCATCGATGGCGTGCTCGCGCTGTGCAGCCAGCTGGCCGAGGGCGTGCGCAGCGCCCGTCGCTGA
- a CDS encoding choline sulfate utilization transcriptional regulator → MFDALAGISLDTLRVFESAARHLSFTAAAAELGSTQPAVSQQIKRLEAQLATRLFDRVYRGIVLTDAGEALLVPVQEGLAAMDAGLATVAGHQQHEVLQVATDFAFAAYWLMPRLQRFHQQYPDVDVSLITSERDLASLPAEIDVAISFGDGRFKHGEQHLLFSEEVFAVCSPLLLNRVDTSPGELLAQLPLLHLRPESRSRWFDWSGLFRALGIAELPSPGSLRFDNYTLLIQAAIAGRGVAIGWRHLVDELIEQGLLVRVDARSATSRFGYYVVLPARKRRIGLVEHFVAWLQDELQREPRPDWPGGIDPKGLAL, encoded by the coding sequence ATGTTTGATGCGCTTGCCGGCATCTCCCTCGATACCTTGCGGGTATTCGAGTCGGCGGCGCGCCATCTGAGCTTCACCGCCGCGGCGGCCGAGCTTGGCAGCACCCAGCCGGCGGTCAGCCAGCAGATCAAGCGGCTGGAAGCACAGTTGGCAACCCGCCTGTTCGACCGCGTGTACCGCGGTATCGTGCTGACCGATGCCGGCGAAGCCTTGCTGGTACCGGTGCAGGAGGGCCTGGCGGCCATGGATGCCGGGCTGGCGACGGTCGCCGGCCACCAGCAGCACGAGGTGCTGCAGGTAGCGACCGACTTCGCCTTCGCCGCCTACTGGCTGATGCCGCGCCTGCAGCGGTTTCACCAGCAGTACCCGGACGTCGACGTGAGCCTGATCACCAGCGAGCGCGACCTGGCCAGCCTGCCGGCGGAAATCGACGTGGCCATCTCCTTCGGTGACGGGCGCTTCAAACACGGCGAGCAGCACCTGCTGTTCAGCGAGGAAGTGTTCGCGGTCTGCAGCCCGCTGCTGCTCAACCGCGTCGATACCTCGCCCGGCGAGTTGCTGGCGCAGCTGCCCCTGCTGCACCTGCGCCCGGAAAGCCGCTCGCGCTGGTTCGACTGGAGCGGCTTGTTCCGCGCCCTGGGCATCGCCGAACTGCCCAGCCCCGGCAGCCTACGTTTCGACAACTACACGCTGCTGATCCAGGCCGCCATCGCCGGGCGCGGCGTGGCCATCGGCTGGCGGCATCTGGTCGACGAGCTGATCGAGCAGGGCCTGCTGGTGCGCGTCGACGCGCGCTCGGCCACCTCGCGCTTCGGCTATTACGTGGTGCTGCCCGCGCGCAAGCGGCGCATTGGCCTGGTGGAGCATTTCGTCGCCTGGCTGCAGGACGAGCTGCAGCGCGAACCCCGACCCGACTGGCCGGGCGGCATCGACCCCAAGGGGCTTGCCCTGTGA
- a CDS encoding DUF3592 domain-containing protein, giving the protein MKTGWLWLFPGIGALLLALAIGIQVSRISGEAQMTRTEGSIVDIEGGCPTVSFTTLDGTLGEHHSSTCSTPPSFAIGERVAVYYDPQDPERAHLDSFEQNWIGSLIAGGIGAVFLAIGLLFVLPPLLAKRRAIRLLATGTPVQAELVDVELNGTLSINGRNPYRIVAQWLNPQTNKLHVFRSDNLWFDPGPYISESLVTVMIDPANPKRYSMDTRFLPELAD; this is encoded by the coding sequence ATGAAAACAGGATGGTTGTGGCTGTTCCCAGGTATCGGCGCGCTGCTGCTGGCCCTTGCCATCGGCATTCAGGTCTCGCGTATCAGTGGCGAGGCGCAGATGACGCGCACCGAGGGCTCCATCGTGGATATCGAGGGTGGCTGCCCGACGGTGTCGTTCACCACCCTGGATGGCACCCTGGGCGAGCATCACAGCAGCACCTGCAGCACGCCGCCGTCGTTCGCTATCGGTGAGCGCGTGGCGGTGTATTACGACCCGCAGGACCCCGAGCGCGCCCACCTCGACAGTTTCGAGCAGAACTGGATAGGCAGCCTGATCGCCGGCGGTATCGGCGCGGTCTTTCTGGCGATCGGCCTGCTGTTCGTGTTGCCGCCGCTGCTGGCCAAGCGCCGCGCTATCCGGTTGCTGGCGACCGGCACGCCGGTTCAGGCCGAGCTGGTGGACGTCGAGCTCAATGGCACGCTGAGCATCAACGGCCGCAACCCCTACCGCATCGTCGCCCAGTGGTTGAACCCGCAGACCAACAAGCTGCACGTGTTTCGCAGTGACAACCTGTGGTTCGATCCGGGCCCCTACATCAGCGAGTCGCTGGTCACGGTGATGATCGACCCGGCCAACCCCAAGCGCTACAGCATGGATACCCGCTTCCTGCCCGAGCTGGCGGACTGA
- a CDS encoding LysR family transcriptional regulator, which translates to MDRLTATRVFVEVVDRGSQTAAAEHLDLSRAMVSRYLAELEGWVGARLLHRTTRKLSLTQVGNELLPHCREMLHTAEMMQATGLKATDGPSGNLRITTSQSFAQTWLSPVLVEYLARYPKTSVDVLVGSHAVNLVEERIDLALRITNQLEPNQVARHLGDCHSVVCAAPAYLARAGTPSQPEALSAHNCLTYSYFGRSLWHFTGRQGPVQVPVAGNLSSNDTAVLLEATVAGGGICMQPLYAAAPLLEDGRLVRLLPDWQPQSLGIHAIYASRRQMLPALRTLLDFIAERLAADPRWQTR; encoded by the coding sequence ATGGACAGACTCACGGCAACCCGCGTTTTCGTCGAAGTGGTGGATCGCGGCAGCCAGACCGCGGCCGCCGAGCATCTGGATCTGTCCCGGGCCATGGTCTCGCGCTACCTGGCCGAGCTGGAGGGCTGGGTGGGCGCACGGCTGTTGCACCGCACCACGCGCAAGTTGAGCCTGACCCAGGTGGGCAACGAACTGCTGCCGCATTGCCGGGAAATGCTGCACACCGCCGAGATGATGCAGGCCACGGGCCTGAAGGCCACCGACGGGCCGAGCGGCAACCTGCGCATCACCACCAGCCAGTCCTTCGCGCAAACCTGGCTAAGCCCGGTGCTGGTGGAATACCTGGCGCGCTACCCGAAAACCTCGGTGGATGTGCTGGTCGGCAGCCACGCCGTGAACCTGGTCGAGGAGCGTATCGACCTGGCGCTGCGCATCACCAACCAGCTCGAGCCCAACCAGGTGGCGCGTCACCTGGGCGATTGCCATTCGGTGGTATGCGCCGCGCCCGCCTACCTGGCCCGCGCCGGCACCCCGAGCCAGCCCGAGGCGCTGAGCGCGCACAACTGCCTGACCTACAGCTACTTCGGCCGCAGCCTGTGGCACTTCACGGGCCGGCAGGGGCCAGTGCAGGTGCCGGTAGCTGGCAACCTGAGCAGCAACGACACCGCCGTGTTGCTGGAAGCGACGGTGGCCGGTGGCGGCATCTGCATGCAGCCGCTCTACGCGGCCGCGCCGTTGCTGGAGGACGGTCGCCTGGTACGCCTGCTGCCGGACTGGCAGCCGCAGTCCCTGGGCATCCACGCCATCTACGCCTCACGCCGACAGATGCTGCCGGCGCTGCGCACCCTGCTCGACTTCATCGCCGAACGCCTGGCGGCCGATCCACGCTGGCAAACGCGTTAG
- a CDS encoding 2-hydroxyacid dehydrogenase encodes MTSPAPIAQLLMIGPLSPALVERIEQTYRVHRFWEIDDQPGWLRTHADSIDAIATSGVFGARAELIEALPNLKAIISFGVGYDAIAVDTAKKRGITVTNTPGVLDNCVADTAVAILLDLGRRISEADRFVRAGEWQNARFPLAGSIGGKVCGIVGMGNIGRAIAKRVEAFGMTVIYHNRRRRDDVAYTYHETLEGLLEAADYAVLVVPGGSATDKLIGAEQLRALGPKGYLVNIARGSVVDEQALVTALQRGTIAGAALDVFADEPQVPAALLALDNVVLTPHIGSGTHETRQAMADLFFANLDGFFRQGKAVTPV; translated from the coding sequence ATGACATCACCCGCCCCCATTGCCCAGTTGCTGATGATCGGCCCCTTGTCGCCAGCACTTGTGGAACGCATCGAACAGACCTACCGCGTGCATCGTTTCTGGGAAATCGATGACCAGCCCGGCTGGTTGCGCACCCATGCCGACAGCATCGACGCCATCGCCACCAGCGGCGTATTCGGCGCCAGGGCGGAGCTGATCGAGGCGTTGCCGAATCTTAAGGCGATCATCAGCTTCGGCGTGGGCTACGACGCGATCGCCGTCGATACCGCGAAGAAGCGTGGGATTACCGTGACCAATACGCCGGGGGTGCTGGACAACTGCGTTGCCGATACGGCCGTGGCGATTCTGCTCGACCTGGGCCGCCGGATCAGCGAGGCGGACCGCTTCGTACGGGCGGGTGAGTGGCAGAACGCGCGTTTCCCACTGGCCGGCAGCATCGGCGGCAAGGTGTGCGGCATCGTCGGCATGGGCAATATCGGCCGGGCCATCGCCAAGCGCGTCGAGGCCTTCGGCATGACCGTCATCTATCACAACCGCCGCCGCCGGGACGATGTCGCCTATACCTATCACGAAACCCTGGAGGGCCTGCTCGAAGCGGCCGACTACGCCGTGCTGGTGGTGCCCGGCGGCAGCGCCACGGACAAGTTGATTGGCGCCGAGCAACTGCGCGCCCTCGGCCCGAAAGGCTACCTGGTGAATATCGCCCGCGGCTCGGTGGTGGATGAGCAGGCCCTGGTCACGGCGCTGCAGCGTGGCACCATCGCCGGCGCGGCCCTCGATGTATTCGCCGACGAGCCCCAGGTGCCGGCCGCACTGCTGGCACTGGATAACGTGGTGCTCACCCCGCATATCGGCAGCGGCACCCACGAGACCCGCCAGGCCATGGCCGACCTGTTCTTCGCCAACCTCGACGGCTTCTTCAGGCAGGGCAAGGCGGTGACGCCGGTTTAG